The genomic segment TCAATGACTAAATGAAAATAAACTCGCCCCTCCTTTCAGTCGGGGCTCAAACATATTTTCATTTGCCCTTCGGCCACGTCATTTTCGCCGTGTGGGTACCCCGCCTGCGAAGTCCAAGGCCGTTTTAAATACAAATACAAAAGAAAAAAAGGACCGGCCTCTTGAAAATTGCCGCCCGGAAATTCAGTGAGTGGAGCGTTAAAAAATTCAGGCTGTTTGAACGAGCGGAGCGAGTGAGTTCCTGAATTTTAGCGACACGAACTGGATTTCAGGCAATTTTCAAGCAGCCTTGAATTTTCTTTTGTTACTTTTCTTTGTTTCAAGACAAAGAAAAGTAAGAGGTCTAAGAATAAGATGAATGGACAAATGTTAAAACATTGAAATATTTCAATATCGAGATCCAACTTCATCCAAACACTCCAAAATAACCTTACAGACTTCCCTGATTTGATTTTCTTCAATGATCAAAGGCGGTGCGATGCGGAATGCAGCGGGGCGAAAAAGAAACTGGTCAACGACTAAACCATTCTGCGCTAACAAATGCACAACCTTATTCGTAATTTCCTCATCACCAAGCTCCACCGCCATCATCAATCCCTTAAACCGTATCTCCTTTATCAGGGGATGATCGTTCAAAAGCTGATAAAAAAGTTCCCCTTTGGATTGTGCCTGCCGGATGAGATCTCCGGATGTCAGCACCTCCAGGCTGGCCAGGGCTGCAGCGCAGCATACCGGGTGCCCGCCGAAGGTGGTGATGTGACCGAGTTCGGGATCACAGGACAGGGATTGCATCACCTCACGTGATGAAACAAAGGCTCCCAGCGGCATCCCGCCGCCCAGGCTCTTGGCCAGGCAAAGGATGTCGGGAACGATGCCTTCGTGCTCCAGGCAGAATAATTTGCCGGTCCGGCCAAAAGCCATCTGGATCTCGTCGTAGACCAGCAGGGCTCCCGTCTGGCTGCATTCCGCCCGGAGTGCCTGCAGGAAACCGGGTACGGGAAGAATGATCCCCGCTTCGGCCTGGATGGGCTCCACCACCACGCAGGCCGTTCGTTCCGAAATGCTGTCCAGATCGGTGATCGAATTGTAGGTCAGCATACGGATATCGGGTAGCAAAGGCCGGAAGGCGTTCCTGAGCGATTCGTGCCCCAGGATGCTCAGCGCTCCCTGCGTGCCGCCGTGGTAAGCATTCCTGAAAGCAATGATCTCCGTTCGGCCGGTGTATCGCTTGGCCAGCTTCAGGGCACCCTCGATGGCCTCGCTGCCGGAATTGACGAAATAGCAGGTCTTCAGGTCCTCAGGTAGCTGGTCGGCGAGCCGTGTGGCGAGCTTTACCTGCGGGGACTGTATGTACTTGCCGTACACCATCAGGTGCATATACTTTCCGAGCTGATCTTCAATGGCTCTTATGACAACGGGATGCCGGTGACCGAGGTTGCTCACGGATATGCCCGAAACCAGGTCGACATACCGTCTGTCCTCCGTATCGTACAGGTAGATGCCCTCCGCCCGTTCGATCTCCAAAGCCAGAGGCCTGCGGGAAGGCAGCCCGACGTGCCGGAAAAATAGTTCGCGCTGGGATATCATGGCGTTCTTTTTTGTAAAAATACGTATCTTCGTTTAAACTAAAGGAGTCAGGATGATTTGTATTAATTTTTACTTTTGTTGCCTTCTTTAAAATTAAAACGTATCCTTAAAAATCAACATCGCTTCTTATGCACGATACATTACTATATTCAGTTTCTCCGGAGGGACAAAAATTCCCTCTCCCTGTCGGATCCGATTACCAATCCGAGTTCTCCCGCCTGGAACAACTGGTCAAAGATGCCCGGGAGGATAACAAGGAGATCGTTGTCGTCATGGGCCTGGGCTTTGTCGGCGTGGTGATGGCCGCCATTGTGGCAAATACCACTGATGCTTCGGGCCGTAAGACCAAATTCGTGATCGGCTGCCAGCGGCCGAGCACGCGTTCCTTCTGGAAGATCCCGATGATCAATAAAGGCATCTCTCCGGTCAAGGCCGAGGATCCCGAAGTGGCCGTGCTGATAGACCATTGCGTCGTTCATGACAAAACCATGAGCGCCACCTTCAACGACGATTGCCTGCAGTTTGCCGACTGCGTGGTGGTTGATGTTCAGTGCGACTTCGTCAAGAAGGAGCTGGGCAACATGCGCACCGGTGAAGCCGACATGACCGCCCTGGAAGACACGATTCGTACCATCGGCAAAAAGATACAACCCGGTTGCCTGGTGTTAATTGAAACCACCGTGGCACCCGGTACGACCGAGTTCGTTGCCTGGCCCATCCTGAAGACAGCGTTCCGTGACCGGGGCCTCAAGGACGTTCCTCTGCTGGCCCACAGCTTTGAGCGGGTGATGCCAGGGAAACATTACGTATCGAGCATCCGTGACTTCTGGCGTGTCTGTTCAGGCTGCGATGACGAGGCCCGTCAGCGCGTTGAGAAGTTCCTTCGTGAGGTGCTCAACACCCGCGACTTTCCCCTGACGGTGATGGACCGTCCCATCGAATCGGAAACCACCAAGATTGTGGAGAATTCCTATCGTGCAACCATTCTCGCTTTCCTGAATGAGTGGAGCCTCTTTGCCGAGCGCAACGGCGTTGACCTGATCAAGGTGATCAATGCGATCAAAATACGCCCAACCCATAGCAACATCATCTTCCCCGGCCCCGGCATCGGAGGCTACTGTCTCCCCAAGGACGGCGGGCTGGGCTATTGGGCCTACGAACACATCCTGGGTTTTGACGATGGTGACAAGATCTTTCGGGTTACACCAACTGCCATTGACATCAACGACACCCGTTCCCTCCACGTGGCCAGTCTTACCCGGGATGCCCTGCGCAACATGGGCCGTCACATCGCCGGACTGAAGGTGCTGCTTTGCGGCGCCAGTTATCGACAGGATGTGGGCGATACACGGTACAGCGGCAGCGAGCTGGTGGTACGCAAGCTCACTGAAATGAACGCTGAGGTTAGCGTCCATGATCCATATGTGGACCACTGGTTTGAGCTCGAAAAGCAAGATGAATACCCGGCATCGGGATCAAGCTGGAAGCGGTTCTTTTTGAACCAGGAAAAGCTGAAGGACATCACCGTCCAGAAGGACCTTCCTGAAGCCTTGAAAGGCGTTGCTGCAGTGATCCTCGCTGTGCCGCACAAACATTACCTTAACCTTAATCCCGATGATATCGTTGCCTGGGCAGGTGGGCCGGTGGCAGTCATTGACGGATTTGGCATTCTGACAGATGCACAGATCAGGCGGTATTTCGAGCTTGGCTGTGAAATTAAAGCGTTAGGGCGGGGGCATGTGGCCAGGATTAAGAGGGGAGTGCTTAAAGGGTAGCGGGAAGCCTGTCATTGCAAAGCGGGAATCACCCGCACCGCATTCCTTACGCGCTCCTCCTGCATCCCTGAAATAATGTAATAATCTACCCCCAATTTGTCAAGTTCCGCCTGGTACAGGCTGAATAAAAATTCCCTCCTGTCGGGATCCTCGCGCTGCGGATCGGGCTCCCACGACAGGTCGGTGTCCATCAGCAGGTAAAGATCGTACCGGTGATGCAGCACCATCTCCTGGATCCACGGATCACACCGCTGGAACTTGTCGATGCTCCATATCTTCAGCACAATGAAATCCGTGTCGCAGAACAAGTAGCGGTTGGCCTTCCTGGCCATCTCCTGCTCAAGACGGTATTGCTCCCGTGCGATGAGCAAAAGATCATCGTAGGAATAGGACCTCCCGAGTGAAGCCAGATACGACCTTGCTGCCTCGGGTACATAGGCTGTATGATAACGCCCGGCAAGCTGCTGCGCCAGCATCGACTTGCCTGTCGACTCGGGACCGGTGATGGAAATGCGCCGCATCATCTGATGTCTGCTGAACGTAGCTTCCGGCGCCACGAAATGAAACCAAGGATGGCAATGACCAGAAAGATCAAAAACTGAAGACTGGAAAAGATGAGCCCCTGGTGGGCGTACAGTGGAATGCAAATGACGTCCCCGATGATCCAGGCAATCCAGTTTTCAACCTTCTTGCGCGCCATGAGCCACATGCCAATGATGAAAATGGCCGTGGTAAAGGCATCAATGCCGGGAACCGTGCTGTCCGTATGGTGCATCAGGACATACCGGAGCAGGAAGAAAAAAATGATCAGCAGGGCCATCATGACCACACCATAAGGAAGGCTGCAACGTGAAATGGCAAGCACCTTTTCATTTGCATCTTTCCTTGTCCAGGCGTACCAGCCATAAACGCTCATCCCAAAATAAAACACGTTGATGCCCATATTGGCGTAAAGGCCGGCATCGTAACACAAGTAGACAAAGATCAGCACATTGATGATGCCGGCAGGGTAGACCAGGATGTTCTCCTTCCGGGCATACCATACGCTGAGGATCCCGAAGATGACGGCAACATACTCGATCCAGCTGGTATCGAGGATATTTTGAGTCAATTCACTGATTATATCGTTCATCTAAGTCTGATCAATGTACCCTGCTCCGGCACCTCTCCACTGCTCGCAGGGGAGGGGACGGGGGAGGGGTATAGGTATTGAAAATTTTCACTACCTTTGATCCATCAAAATTACAATCTTAATTTAAATTCCTCCCCATGAAAAAAACAGGCTTTCTTCTCATGCTTATCGCACTCCTTGTTTTCACTCTCAGCGGATGCCTTACGGTTGAACAGAAAGAGTACACCTTTGAGCTCACGGGCACGAATTCGGGGAAACTTACCATCAAATACATCAACATCATGTCGGTGATGGACGACACCCTGGATGTTTCCGGCGAAGATTTTGAAGGGCTGCTAACCAATTACCTCTACGGTGAGACCATTGAAACGGATTATCCCGATGCAGTACTCGTCGATAAACAGCTGTTCGTGGAAAACGGTGTCCTGTGCGGAAAGCTCGTCATGGAATTCAACGACCTGTCGGCGGTGAAACTGTTCCGCTACAAGTCGGCCGGCCCATTTATGCTGAACATCGGTTCGTTCCTCGATACGGAGACCTTCATTGCTTCCAACGGTGATTTCGGAGGCGACGCTATGCCGGTGGTCTTCTGGCCCGAGGGATTATCCCTGATGACGGTGACTACCGGGGTGACACAGCCCGATGAGACCACCGTCAGTCTGGCGGGGGATTATGAAGCGTGGAAGAAGAACCAATAGGAACTTTTACCACCGCTGTTCAGGTTGCTGCGGTACCCTGGGTGACCGGTCCTCACGGATCTTCCGAAGCAGCTCGTGCTGAAAATCCTTTTCAGCCTGGTACAATTTCAGTACTTTCTTGATCGGAAGAACTTCCTTGAAATGAATGTAATACTCTTTCTGGACATCCAGGAGTTTCTGTGATTTAATGATCTGATTATCAGCGATCTCTGTTGCTTCTTCGTCTGTCAGCGCATCAATGTCCAGGCCCCGGATGTCATAACCTTTGAACATTTCTTTCATGACCATTTCGCGTTTGTCCTGGTATTCGTTGTAAACCGGCCAGAACCGCTCGGCTTCCGCCGGGGTCAGGGATAGCCGGTCCGTCATAAATGCGATCTTGTGTGTCTGTACGACCTCCCGCCTGGTGTCGGGTTTGTCGCTGGTCTGACCGGCAACGGTGACGGTCAGTAAGAATGACGCCAGGCAAAACAGGCCGGGCATTGCGGTTAAAAAGGCTCGTTTCATCTTATTTTATCTGTTGTTGGTTAAGTTTCAGTATGGTTCTTCAATCATCAATTCCTCCGGTGCGTACGCAGAGAGCAGGTACTCTTCGATATCATCGCTAGTCAGTTCGTCAAGCCCTTCCATGGAGAGCATTTCGGCGCTGACTTGCTCTCCCTTTTGGGCGATCCAGTCGTCAAACAGGGATTCGTCCAGGTCCACCAGGTAGCCGTCGAACTCCATCAGCTCCCTTGCGGTGATCTGTTGAAGTTCACTGATCAGCGGCTGTAGGGGTTGAGGTCGCTGTGCAATGTAGGCGATCGTAAATGCGATGAAGATCACGGATGCGGCCAGCGCAACCTTATAGGGCCATTTCCATTCAATGACCGTCCGGATGACATCCCTCCCGGTATCATCTTTTTCGGATATGTTATCCAGTATTTCAGCAGGAAGCCGGTCGAAATAACCTTCCGGGACAGCGAACGGATCTTTTCCGCGCAATCCTTCAAGGAGCGGATACGGATTTTCATCCTTGTCCTCTTTCCTCAAAATGGCCTTGTCTTCTGAATTCTTCATTTCTTTGTTAGACATTGGATCTTCCCCGGGGTTTAATCCTTTTTCAGTGAATCCTCAATTTTTTTTGCAGCAATGTGATAGGAGGCCTTCAGCGCACCAACAGATGTTTTCAGTATTGCCGAAATATCCTCATACGGCATCTCATCGTAATAGCGCATGTTGAACACGAGCCGTTGCCGGGGCGGAAGCTTCATCAACGCTTTTTGCAACTTCAGCTGGATCTGGTCACCGGTAAAAAAGGGATCATCGGCCAGGGATTCGGCTTTTTGCCGGAAGGGCTCCAGCATAGGCAACACCGTTTGCAGCCTTTTTTTCCTAAGGAAGCTAAGGCATTCATTCGTGGCGATCCGGTACAACCAAGTGGACAGGGTGGAATCCTCCCTGAACGTTCCCAGCCCTTTCCACACTTTCATAAAGACCTCCTGCACCAGGTCGTTGGCATCCTCGTGGTCCATCACCATCCGGCGGATATGTCCGTACAGCTGCTTCTGGTACTGCTGCACCAGAAGCGAAAAACCGTAGCGGCTCGTTTGCTGGTTGCGTATAAGAGAAAGAAGCTCGGTATCTGTCATACTCAGTAAGCCTGGTAGATCTTGAGATTCAACGTCACCCCCGGTTCGATCCTGAATTTTTTCTCGATCGTGTAGAGTGTCTGGTTGAGGTACTTTGACCGGAAGATGATCCGGTAACTTCCAGGTTGCAGGACGAGCGATTCCTGCAGTTTGTTTTCTTTCAGTTCATAGATCCACTTCAACTCATTTCCGTCTTCCAGATAGAGGCTTCCGTACCCATTGACGGATTTCGACACGACCAGGATGCCGGGCTGTGGGATCTCCACCTGGGTGTTATGACTTTGCCTGATGGAAACATTTTTGATGTGGATGCGCGGGAGAGAAAGTACTTCCAGGTCATACAGGCCGGTCAGGTAGTTCGATGGGACGCCGAAAGTTTGAATGTTGAGTGTCTGCATATCTCCTGCCTTTCTCACGATGCAGTACAGGTCCTTGATCGTCCGGTCGTTTTTTCCGACCCGCAGATCCAGTGTGCCCTGCGGAGCGTCCAGTGCAATGATCGTATGTTTGCCCGGGGTCAGGTTGATGCTGTCGAGCGTGACCGGGGGAAGCGTGTGGACCACCAGGTTATAGGTCAGCAAAGGGTCAATTCTGACCGTATCGGGAAGACCTTTGTTGTTAATGGTGTGGATGAAGTTATACTTCACCTGCCCTGAAACGTGGTCGTAGAAGGTCATGTTTACGTTGGTTTCCGTCGGGTTGCCCTGCGTGTCGAGCAGGTTGACCTGTGCTGTTGTTGAATTCAGGACCTGTGAGATGACGATGTTCAGGGCACTCTGGAATTCTTCTTCATTGGAGGCATCATAATAGGTCCCCACGCATTCAAAGTCACTCCGGAAATTCCTGCCTATGCCAATGATGAAAGGTTTCATTGCGATGCCATTCTTCTGGAGAGCCTGTGAAACGGCACAGGGATCTCCACCGCACTCTTCAATGCCGTCGGTGATCAGCACGATGATGTTCCTGCAATTATCGCAGGGGTAAAAGTCGTTTTGTGTCTGTTCCAGTGCACGGGCAATGGGTGTGCTTCCTTTTGGAATGAGTGTTTTCAGCACATTGATGATCTTTCCGGCATTATTTTGCCCAAAGGGCACCTCCAGCCTGGTGTCGTCACAATCCTGCGGCGGGTATGGCTTCTGGTGCCCGTAGACACGCAGGGCCATCTCCAGATTCGGGGTGGTCCTCAGGCTGTCGAGGATGTGGATCATCAGTTCACGGGCGATCTTGATCTTTTCAGCGCTTTGCCACTGCCCGTACATGCTCTGGGAAGCGTCAAATACGAACAGTATCCTGGTCGTGGGTTTTGGTAATTCCTGTCCGGGCTGAGTTTGCTGCGGCCAGCACACCATTGCCGAAAGTGTTAAAATAAGAACCAGAACATACCGGGCCAGCTTCATCACAGCAAAATGAGGTTTAATATAATAACGGTCTGCAAATTACAATATTTCGTAGAATGGCAGCAGGGAAGGTATTAAATTTTTCATTCCTCCCCCTCCCTGCCCGCAGGGAGGGGGATTGAGGGGGTGGGTACGACTCGAGGGGGTGGGTAAAATTTTCCTACCTTTGCACCAAACCTGACCTGTATGAATCTTAGATCCCATAACATCCTGTCGCTTTTATTCAGTGCACTCCTGATGGCACTTTCCCAGTCCTCCACCGCCCAAACCACCTGGTTCGCATCACCTTCGGAACAGCACTGGGTGGATTCGGTCCTTTCGACGATGACACCCGGGGAAAAAGTTGCACAGATGATGAGCGTACGGGCTTATTCCAACAGGGATCAGGATCACATCAATGCCATCGCTGACCTTGTGCGCAACTATGGCATCGGAGGGGTGACCTTCTTCCAGGGTGGACCGGTACGGCAGGCCCAGCTCACCAACTTCTACCAGGGAATTTCCCGCATACCGCTGCTCGTCTCACTGGATGCCGAATGGGGACTGGGCATGCGCCTCGACAGCACATTCAGCTTTCCGTATCAGATGACCCTCGGCGCCATGACCACCGAGGAACCCTTAGCTCTTATGGCAGCGGCAATTGCACGGCAGCTGAAAAGCATCGGCGTCCACATGAACCTGGCGCCGGTGGTGGATATCAATAACAACCCCGCCAATCCCGTCATCCATATTCGCTCGTTCGGGGAAGACCGGTCCAATGTCGCGCGGAAAGGCATCGCTTATATGAACGGTCTGCAGGACAACGGCGTCATTGCCGTGGCCAAGCACTTCCCCGGGCACGGGGATACGGACTCCGACTCGCATCACACCCTGCCGGTCATACCTCATACCCGGCAGCGGCTCGATACGGTGGAATTGTACCCATTTCGCGAACTGATACACCACGGCCTGGAGGGAACAATGGTTGCCCACCTTTCCATTCCGCAGATCGACACATCATCGGGGATTCCATCTACACTTTCTGAAAAGATCGTTACCGGCTTATTACGTAATTCTCTTACATTTAACGGATTGATCCTGACAGATGCCATGGATATGAAAGGTGTCACCGGCGCTTTTCCGGGTGGGGAGGTGGAACTGAAGGCACTTCAGGCAGGCAACGACCTGCTGGTGCTGCCTGCTGATGTGCCCCTGGCCATCAGCCGAATCCTGAAGGCTCTCAAGGATGGCGAGGTAACGCTGGAAATGATCGAGGGACACTGCAGGAAGATCCTGCAGTACAAGTACAGGGCAGGACTCAGCCAATATCAGCCTTTAGTCATCACAGGACTGAACGACCGGTTGAACGGCCCTGAGAACGTAATGATCGAACGGGCCGTTTACAGAGAAGGGGTCACTCTTGTCTGGGATCCCGATACAATGCTTCCACTGAACAATCTCAGCGATCTTCACCTGGCTTCCCTGAGCATCGGCGCTTCCAGGATCACCGCTTTCCAACGGATGATGGATCACTATGCGGATGTGGAACATTTTGTCCTTCCGGAAGGTTCAGCTCTCTCGCTGAATGATCCGCTCATACGCAACCTGCCTACCTGCGACGCGGTCATCGTCGGACTGCATAACCTGTCGGCCTGGAACAAGAACCTTACTAATCAGGTACTTACTGTCCTTCAGACCCTAACCAAAAGAAAACCGGTCATTCTGGTCGTATTTGGTCATCCGTACTATTTATCTTCTGTCAGGGATCTCGATAACATTTCGGGTATGATTGTGGCTTATCAGGACGGAATCGCCGCACAGGAGATCACAGCGCAGATGATCTTTGGCAGCCTGCCGTTCAGGGGTAAGTTGCCGGTCTCTGCTTCAGGACAATTCCCTGTCCAGACCGGACTGAGCACGGCTGCGAACGGCAAGATAACGTATGTTGAACCTGAGGAACTGGGCATTGACCTGGACACGCTGCGCAGGATTGACTCTGTATTGGCACAGGCGATCCGGGAAAAGGTATTCCCCGGTTGCCAGGTACTCGCGATGAAAGACGGGAAGGTGTTCTACGACAAATGTTTTGGATACCACACGTATGATGGCGACCGTAAGGTGCAGCCGACGGATCTTTATGACCTTGCCTCACTGACCAAACCTCTGGCAACGACCCTGGCGGTCATGAAACTCTACCAGGAGGGCAAGATCGACATTGACCATATGCTGGGAGAGTACCTGCCCTATTTGAGGGGTACGGATAAGAGCCAGATCATCATTCGTGATGTGATGGCACACCAGGCACAATTCGTTCCCTGGATACCGTTCTACAGAAGCCTTCTGAAGGACGGGCTGCCCGATACCAGCGTTTTCAGCCATACGATCTCGGAAGAGTTTCCCGTACGGGTCTGTGAGGGACTTTACATCCACAGGGACTATTCCAATATGATCTTTGATTCGATTGTCAGGTCAGACCTGCTGAAAAGTCAAGGCTACAAGTACAGTGACCTGGGTTTTTATCTTCTGTTCCAGATCATTGAGAACGTGACGAACATACCGTTTGAGGATTATGTAGACCGGTATTTCTATGCGCCGCTGGAACTTTCGACGATGACCTTTCGTCCAAGGGACCGGTTCCCGCTCTCCCGAATCGTTCCGACCGAGTTCGACAGGGAGTTCCGGCACTGCCTGGTGCACGGTGATGTTCACGATCAGGGTGCGGCTCTGTTGGGTGGCGTTTCGGGCCACGCAGGATTGTTTTCCAATGCCAGTGACCTGGCTGTCATCCTTCAGATGCTTCTTCAGAAAGGCGAGTACGGAGGGAAAAGATACCTTGATGCGGAGGTCATCGAGGAATTCACCCGTTATCAGTTCCCTTTGAACAATAACAGGCGGGGACTTGGATTCGATAAACCGGAAACTGACAGGCTTACAAACGGTCCGGCGTGCCCGAGCACTTCGGATAGTAGTTTTGGCCATTCAGGATTCACCGGTACCTATATCTGGGCTGATCCTGAGAATAACCTGGCCTATGTATTCCTGTCAAACCGCGTGTATCCTGATATCTCCAACAACAAACTGATTGATCAACAGTTACGTACAGGGATTCACGAGCTCTTTTACCATTCTCTTCCCAGGAAGGATCAATGATTTTTGTGCCTTTGTGCCTCAGCGGTGAAAAATAAGTTGAATGCCTAGTTGTAAAGGTTCCCCTGGTCATCCTCCTTATCCTCCAGCAGCGGCACGAACCTGAAATATCCGTGGTCTTCCGTTTTGTAACTGCCATCGGGAGCCTTGATGATCCTTGTCATGATCTGCACATCGGAGTTTCCCAGGGGCAGGACCAGGATCCCGCCGACGGTGAGCTGAGTGATGAGAGCGTCGGGAACATAGGGGGCTGCGGCGGTGATCAGTATCTTATTGAAAGGAGCATAGGCCGGCAAACCTTTATAGCCGTCACCATAAAAGACCTTGACATGCGTACAGCCGATGGTTGGCAGGAAGGCCTTGGTTTTCAGGTACAGGCTCTTGATGCGTTCGATGGAATAAACACGTCCCCCCATTTTTGACAGGATCCAGGCCTGGTAACCCGAACCGGTACCAATTTCCAGTATTTTGTCTCCTTTGCGGACGTCGAGTAATTCGGTCTGGAAGGCTACGGTATAGGGTTGAGAGATCGTCTGCCCTGCACCGATGGGGAACGGTTTATCATCATAGGCAAAGGAGTGAAAAGAGGAATCAAAGAAAAAATGACGGGGGACGCTTTCCATGGCCTGCAGCACTCTTTCATCACGTATTCCCTTGCGCCGAATAAGTTCGATCAGTTGTTTGCGCAGTCCCTGGTGCTTGAAGGAATCGATCATAACCGGGCAGGATTGACATTTTTTGGGCGAATTTACTAATTTCAAGGAGCAAAAAGGTACATTTGTAAAAAATTATAAACATGCTGAAGATTGGTGTTCTGGGTGCCGGACATCTTGGGAAGATCCACCTGAAGTGTATCCGTGAGATTGATAAGTATGATCTGCTGGGATTTTATGACCCGGATGAGTCGAATGCGAAAGAAGTTGCCGGGGAGTTTCAAGTTAAGCCGTATATGTCGCTGGAGGAATTGATCGCGCAGTCGGATGTCATTGACATTGTCACGCCCACGGTCAGTCATTTTCAGTGTGCTTCCCTGGCGCTGAAGCAATCCAAACATGTTTTCATTGAAAAACCGGTCGTGACCACTCCGTGGGAAGCCATGGAGCTGATCAAAATAGCCCGGGAGGCCAATGTCAAAGTGCAGGTGGGTCACGTTGAACGCTTCAATCCTGCTTTCCTGGCGGCCCGCCCATTCATCCAGAGCCCTATGTT from the Bacteroidales bacterium genome contains:
- a CDS encoding protein-L-isoaspartate(D-aspartate) O-methyltransferase, which translates into the protein MIDSFKHQGLRKQLIELIRRKGIRDERVLQAMESVPRHFFFDSSFHSFAYDDKPFPIGAGQTISQPYTVAFQTELLDVRKGDKILEIGTGSGYQAWILSKMGGRVYSIERIKSLYLKTKAFLPTIGCTHVKVFYGDGYKGLPAYAPFNKILITAAAPYVPDALITQLTVGGILVLPLGNSDVQIMTRIIKAPDGSYKTEDHGYFRFVPLLEDKEDDQGNLYN